From a region of the Comamonadaceae bacterium OTU4NAUVB1 genome:
- a CDS encoding methyl-accepting chemotaxis protein, whose translation MKKLSTRQLLICTFIALALLVLLVSLLAMRSLSASNDRFSGYVNGIAQRESLISDIRSSANRRAIGVRDMALVTTAPERDAAKAVAVNANDELHAALRKLRTAMDRDQDVPERERALFVKIEKVEAQYEPIAISIVELSAAGKADQARDKINTVCRPLLAELMTVIRDYVEVSREQSRSSVEASASSYEGQRTVLLALGGFAVFAAIALGLFITRRILGALGSEPADLGIAAQRIAQGDLREIAGAGHAAPGSVLASMGVMQGQLVGLIGKVRASADSIASASSEIAQGNNDLSSRTESQASALEETAASMEELNSTVKQNAQNAIEANQLANGASVVARRGGEVVVQVVETMKGINDSSRRIADIIGVIDGIAFQTNILALNAAVEAARAGEQGRGFAVVASEVRSLAGRSAEAAKEIKSLIGASVERVEQGSALVDRAGATMTEVVDAIKRVADIVGEISAASSEQSIGVAQVGEAVTQLDQATQQNAALVEESAAAAESMRFQAEQLVQAVAVFQTSSSMVAEAQSRPTPARSLKLSEPRKPAPGRSAGNGPVVRGPARGPVLATAGAAPARAGSDDWESF comes from the coding sequence ATGAAAAAGCTCTCCACCCGACAACTTCTCATCTGCACGTTCATCGCCTTGGCCCTGCTAGTGCTCCTGGTCAGCCTGCTTGCCATGCGTTCGCTGAGTGCTTCGAACGACCGCTTCTCGGGCTATGTGAACGGCATCGCCCAGCGCGAGAGTCTCATCTCCGACATTCGATCGTCGGCCAACCGTCGCGCCATCGGCGTGCGCGACATGGCCTTGGTCACCACGGCGCCCGAGCGTGATGCGGCCAAGGCGGTTGCAGTGAATGCCAACGACGAACTGCATGCCGCGCTCAGGAAGCTGCGCACCGCCATGGACCGGGATCAGGACGTGCCCGAGCGTGAGCGAGCGCTGTTCGTGAAGATCGAGAAAGTTGAAGCTCAGTACGAACCGATAGCAATCTCTATCGTCGAGCTGTCGGCTGCGGGCAAGGCTGATCAGGCCCGCGACAAGATCAATACCGTTTGTCGACCGCTTCTTGCCGAACTTATGACGGTCATCCGGGACTACGTCGAAGTCAGCCGGGAGCAATCCAGGAGCAGCGTTGAGGCATCTGCCTCGAGCTACGAGGGCCAGCGCACAGTGCTGCTGGCACTGGGTGGTTTTGCGGTGTTCGCAGCCATCGCACTAGGCCTGTTCATCACCCGCCGCATCCTTGGCGCTTTGGGCAGCGAACCGGCCGACCTGGGCATTGCAGCACAGCGCATCGCACAAGGCGATCTGCGGGAAATCGCCGGTGCCGGCCATGCCGCGCCCGGTAGCGTACTAGCGTCCATGGGGGTCATGCAAGGCCAGCTGGTTGGGCTGATCGGCAAGGTCCGCGCGTCAGCGGACAGCATCGCCTCGGCCAGCTCGGAGATCGCCCAGGGCAACAACGACCTCTCGAGCCGCACGGAGTCCCAGGCGTCCGCACTGGAGGAAACGGCCGCGTCGATGGAGGAACTCAACTCCACCGTCAAGCAGAACGCCCAGAACGCCATCGAGGCCAACCAGCTCGCCAATGGTGCGAGCGTGGTCGCCCGCCGTGGCGGCGAGGTGGTGGTGCAGGTGGTCGAGACCATGAAGGGCATCAACGACAGCAGCCGCCGCATCGCCGACATCATCGGCGTCATCGACGGCATCGCCTTCCAGACCAACATCCTCGCCCTTAACGCGGCGGTGGAGGCCGCCCGTGCGGGTGAGCAGGGTCGTGGCTTTGCGGTGGTAGCTTCGGAAGTCCGCAGTCTCGCGGGACGCTCGGCCGAGGCGGCCAAGGAGATCAAGTCGCTCATCGGGGCGAGCGTGGAGCGCGTGGAGCAGGGTTCGGCCCTGGTCGACCGCGCCGGCGCCACGATGACCGAAGTGGTGGATGCCATCAAGCGTGTGGCCGACATCGTCGGCGAAATCAGCGCGGCCAGCTCCGAGCAGAGCATCGGCGTTGCCCAGGTCGGTGAGGCGGTCACGCAACTCGACCAAGCCACCCAGCAAAACGCGGCCCTGGTCGAGGAGAGCGCGGCCGCCGCCGAGAGCATGCGCTTCCAGGCCGAGCAACTGGTGCAGGCCGTCGCGGTCTTCCAGACGTCTTCGTCGATGGTCGCAGAGGCTCAATCTCGGCCCACGCCCGCCCGTTCGCTCAAGCTTTCAGAACCGCGAAAGCCCGCGCCGGGACGCTCAGCAGGCAATGGGCCGGTGGTGCGAGGTCCCGCGCGCGGCCCGGTCCTCGCGACCGCGGGTGCGGCCCCTGCACGTGCCGGCTCGGACGACTGGGAGTCGTTTTGA
- a CDS encoding response regulator, with product MTKTILTVDDSPSIRQMVAATLRRGGYTVVEAVDGVDALARAGSHDDVALVLTDQNMPNMDGLTLTRNLRADERYARTPILMLTTESSAEMKASGKAAGLTGWMVKPFDPKTLLAVIAKVLN from the coding sequence ATGACCAAAACGATTCTCACCGTCGACGATTCGCCTTCCATCCGTCAGATGGTCGCGGCCACGCTGCGCCGGGGCGGCTACACGGTGGTGGAGGCGGTCGACGGCGTTGACGCCCTGGCACGCGCCGGCAGCCATGACGACGTCGCGCTGGTGCTGACCGACCAGAACATGCCCAACATGGATGGGCTGACCCTCACGCGCAACCTGCGCGCGGATGAACGCTACGCGCGCACGCCCATCCTCATGCTCACCACCGAGTCGAGTGCTGAGATGAAGGCCTCGGGCAAGGCCGCCGGCCTGACCGGCTGGATGGTCAAGCCCTTCGATCCGAAGACGCTCCTGGCGGTCATCGCCAAGGTCCTGAACTGA
- a CDS encoding AraC family transcriptional regulator encodes MNQLSQPTEPTVCPAGGTRRVSVRCDDVEQAQLFLSKEYVPVRVTSHQQRLFDFEATVAFCGGVGFSSASSRSGIQLDFEECFDGYGMSLPLAGSMSLGVGTKDRVSSRPQSGLMMDSRTVESVGLSSHSAWHRIALSSDELHAHMALLTQRPMRHRVRFEPHFSHECGAAALMFGISRSIIEGVRGHAPLLAAPSAIVSLKEAVLSLFVEAMPHDHSDHLRRPVALPAPRHVRRAIDFMHANALQPLRLADIAQAAQTSARSLQMAFRHFRDMTPMEYLRRLRLDGARDELIHCPPGASVAQIAYRWGFAHHGMFAKRYAKAFGESPSATLRRHRKD; translated from the coding sequence ATGAACCAACTCTCCCAACCCACGGAACCAACGGTCTGCCCAGCTGGCGGTACGCGCCGCGTTTCAGTGCGCTGCGACGATGTCGAGCAGGCGCAACTCTTTCTGTCGAAAGAATATGTGCCGGTGCGCGTGACGAGCCATCAGCAGCGCCTGTTCGACTTCGAAGCAACTGTCGCGTTCTGCGGGGGTGTGGGGTTCTCGAGCGCTTCGTCGCGTTCGGGCATCCAACTCGATTTCGAGGAATGCTTTGATGGCTACGGCATGTCGCTGCCTCTGGCCGGTTCGATGTCCCTGGGCGTAGGCACGAAGGACCGCGTGTCGTCCAGGCCGCAAAGTGGTTTGATGATGGATTCGCGGACTGTCGAATCGGTCGGACTTTCGTCCCACAGCGCGTGGCACCGGATCGCACTGAGCAGCGACGAGTTGCACGCCCACATGGCCTTGCTCACGCAACGGCCCATGCGCCACCGAGTGAGGTTCGAACCCCATTTCTCGCACGAGTGCGGCGCTGCGGCGCTGATGTTCGGGATCAGCCGTTCCATCATCGAAGGCGTGCGGGGTCATGCGCCGCTGCTCGCGGCACCCTCGGCGATCGTCAGTCTCAAAGAAGCGGTGCTGTCGCTGTTCGTCGAGGCGATGCCGCACGATCATTCCGACCACCTGCGACGCCCGGTGGCCCTGCCCGCGCCACGCCATGTCCGGCGCGCCATCGACTTCATGCACGCGAACGCGCTGCAGCCGTTGCGGTTGGCGGACATCGCGCAGGCTGCGCAGACCAGCGCGCGGTCCCTACAGATGGCGTTCCGGCACTTCCGCGACATGACGCCGATGGAGTACCTGCGGCGTCTGCGTCTGGACGGCGCACGCGATGAGTTGATCCACTGCCCGCCGGGCGCCAGCGTCGCCCAGATCGCCTATCGCTGGGGATTTGCCCACCATGGCATGTTCGCCAAGCGCTATGCGAAGGCGTTCGGCGAGTCGCCGTCGGCGACCCTGCGACGGCATCGCAAGGACTAG
- a CDS encoding chemotaxis response regulator protein-glutamate methylesterase has protein sequence MKKIRVLIVDDSALIRQVLSAIVNAQSDMMVVATAAHPMMARDLMRTVEADVMTLDVEMPLMNGIDFLRRLMAARPMPVVMVSTLTAKGSDMTLQALELGAVDFICKPKFGLADGLQAYAEDICTKLRTAASARMPRRATSVATVGAVTGAPTAPTRLAFGPCGDRIIFVGSSTGGTEAVRELLSRMPADAPPIMIAQHMPENFTRSFAQRLDSMTHFSVCEAEDGQTARPGQVFIAPGHSHLLVQRRGNGWITRLSKAEPVNRHRPSVDVLFHSAAHVAGAAAIGIILTGMGKDGAAGMLAMRQAGAMTFAQDEQTCVVFGMPREAIAAGGVDEVVPLPSMADRVCARWHASRHGRS, from the coding sequence ATGAAGAAGATCCGTGTGCTGATCGTCGACGACTCGGCGCTGATTCGGCAAGTTCTGTCAGCCATCGTCAACGCCCAGAGCGACATGATGGTGGTGGCCACCGCGGCCCACCCGATGATGGCGCGCGACCTGATGCGCACGGTCGAGGCCGACGTGATGACCCTGGACGTGGAGATGCCGCTGATGAACGGCATCGATTTCCTGCGCCGGCTGATGGCGGCGCGCCCGATGCCGGTGGTGATGGTGTCCACGCTCACGGCCAAGGGCAGCGACATGACCCTGCAGGCGCTCGAACTGGGTGCTGTCGACTTCATCTGCAAACCCAAGTTCGGCTTGGCCGACGGTCTGCAGGCCTATGCCGAAGACATCTGCACGAAGCTGCGCACGGCCGCCTCGGCGCGCATGCCTCGGCGTGCCACATCGGTCGCCACGGTTGGTGCCGTCACCGGTGCTCCGACGGCGCCAACCCGGCTCGCCTTCGGGCCGTGCGGCGACCGGATCATCTTTGTGGGCTCGTCCACCGGTGGCACCGAAGCGGTCCGTGAGTTGCTCTCGCGCATGCCCGCAGATGCACCGCCCATCATGATTGCGCAGCACATGCCCGAGAACTTTACGCGCTCGTTCGCGCAGCGCCTGGACAGCATGACGCACTTTTCCGTGTGCGAGGCCGAGGACGGCCAGACCGCCCGGCCGGGCCAGGTCTTCATCGCGCCCGGCCACTCGCACTTGCTTGTCCAACGGCGCGGCAATGGTTGGATCACCCGGCTGTCGAAAGCCGAACCCGTGAACCGCCATCGGCCGTCGGTCGACGTGCTCTTCCACTCGGCGGCGCACGTGGCCGGCGCCGCGGCCATCGGGATCATCCTCACGGGCATGGGCAAGGACGGCGCGGCAGGCATGCTGGCCATGCGCCAAGCCGGTGCCATGACCTTTGCGCAGGACGAGCAGACCTGCGTTGTCTTCGGCATGCCGCGCGAGGCCATCGCCGCAGGCGGCGTTGACGAAGTGGTGCCACTGCCGTCGATGGCCGACCGTGTCTGTGCCCGCTGGCACGCATCGCGTCATGGACGGTCATAG
- a CDS encoding EAL domain-containing protein: MLNVLLGRQPIVDRTGALVAYELLFRSDTNNAAVIVDDHAATAQVILNAVVEFGLASTLGAHRGFVNIGRASFGSDSLLLLEAERFTLEILEDVVIDAEVEAACVRLRQAGFQIALDDVITEQRIPKQVLDLVDIVKIDVRATTKSDLPGLIARAHAAGCLVLAEKVETQEEHRHIRDLGADLFQGYFFARPEMLHQVRVSASHTALLKLNSVLAGEPSLEDMRSEVKRNPVLLAQLMKFAGSAGSAGRADLTVCEAIARVGTRQLGRLAQLLLFAVDGQQQLENNPLLQLVHTRARFMELMADEVRPDDEVFADMAFQTGVFSLMHVVTRQPCAQLLEQIGTSACIQLAILRSEGDLGDLLRIAAIMEGFASVESSQTLARCGIGKGRLSTLFAMAATSMLNGV; encoded by the coding sequence ATGCTGAACGTACTGCTGGGACGCCAGCCCATCGTGGACCGAACTGGCGCGCTGGTCGCCTATGAACTCCTGTTCAGAAGCGACACCAACAACGCGGCGGTCATCGTGGACGATCACGCTGCTACCGCGCAGGTGATCCTCAACGCGGTCGTGGAGTTCGGCCTGGCCAGCACACTCGGCGCGCACCGAGGGTTCGTCAACATCGGGCGCGCCTCGTTCGGTTCGGACAGCCTGTTGCTGCTCGAGGCCGAGCGCTTCACGCTGGAGATCCTGGAGGATGTCGTTATCGATGCCGAGGTCGAGGCTGCGTGCGTGCGGCTGCGGCAGGCGGGCTTCCAGATCGCCTTGGACGACGTGATCACCGAGCAGCGCATTCCGAAACAGGTGCTTGACTTGGTGGACATCGTCAAGATCGACGTGCGTGCCACGACCAAATCCGACCTCCCAGGCCTGATCGCCAGGGCCCATGCAGCGGGTTGCTTGGTCCTGGCCGAGAAGGTCGAGACCCAGGAAGAGCATCGGCACATCCGTGATCTGGGCGCGGACCTCTTCCAAGGCTATTTCTTCGCTCGTCCTGAGATGCTTCACCAAGTCCGGGTCAGCGCGTCGCACACCGCGCTGCTCAAGCTCAACAGCGTGTTGGCTGGGGAGCCGAGCCTGGAGGACATGCGCTCGGAGGTGAAACGCAATCCGGTACTGCTCGCACAGTTGATGAAGTTCGCCGGCTCGGCCGGTTCGGCCGGGCGAGCGGACCTCACCGTGTGCGAAGCCATCGCGCGCGTGGGCACGCGCCAGCTCGGACGGCTGGCCCAACTGCTGCTGTTTGCTGTCGATGGCCAGCAGCAATTGGAAAACAACCCGTTGCTGCAGCTGGTGCACACGCGGGCGCGCTTCATGGAGCTGATGGCCGACGAGGTAAGGCCGGACGACGAGGTCTTTGCCGACATGGCTTTTCAAACTGGCGTTTTCTCGCTGATGCACGTCGTCACCCGCCAGCCTTGCGCGCAGTTGCTCGAGCAGATCGGCACCAGCGCGTGCATCCAATTGGCCATCTTGCGCTCGGAGGGCGATCTGGGCGACCTGCTGCGCATCGCGGCGATCATGGAGGGGTTTGCATCCGTAGAGTCCAGCCAAACACTCGCTCGTTGTGGCATCGGCAAAGGCCGGCTCAGTACCCTGTTCGCCATGGCAGCAACCAGCATGCTCAATGGGGTTTGA
- a CDS encoding chemotaxis protein CheR → MNRSDHAHEVDAASEGGRAGQRDFVFKTGDFRRVQALIHAHAGIAIADTKEEMVYSRLSRRLRATNLSSVEAYLRHLETPGNEAEWEHFTNALTTNLTSFFREAHHFPILTQHLKALARDRPLRVWTCAASTGEEPYSIAMALAEAFDTLSPPVRILATDIDTKVLAIAQAGVYDDKRVAELPVAQVKRFFQRGSGAQVGKVRIRPELAALMRFKPLNLLTDEWLSLKPFDAIFCRNVMIYFDKPTQYAVLTKLVQLLESDGLFFAGHSESLLFASDLVRLRSHTVYERAPAGTPKPRQALPPRVSRSKVAA, encoded by the coding sequence ATGAACCGGTCGGACCATGCGCACGAGGTCGACGCTGCCAGCGAGGGGGGTCGAGCCGGACAGCGCGACTTCGTCTTTAAAACCGGCGATTTCCGCCGCGTGCAAGCCCTCATCCATGCTCACGCGGGCATCGCCATCGCCGACACCAAGGAGGAGATGGTCTACAGCCGGTTGTCGCGCCGCCTGAGGGCAACCAACCTGTCGAGCGTCGAGGCTTACCTGAGGCACCTGGAGACGCCGGGCAACGAGGCCGAGTGGGAGCACTTCACCAACGCCCTGACCACCAACCTCACGTCGTTCTTTCGCGAAGCGCACCATTTCCCCATCCTCACGCAGCACCTCAAGGCACTCGCGCGGGACCGGCCGCTACGCGTGTGGACCTGCGCCGCTTCCACGGGCGAGGAGCCCTATTCGATCGCCATGGCGCTTGCCGAGGCCTTCGACACCCTGTCGCCGCCGGTGCGCATCCTGGCCACCGACATCGACACCAAGGTGCTGGCCATCGCCCAGGCCGGGGTGTACGACGACAAGCGTGTGGCCGAGTTGCCTGTCGCCCAGGTTAAGCGCTTTTTCCAGCGCGGCTCGGGCGCGCAGGTCGGCAAGGTGCGCATCCGGCCCGAACTCGCGGCGCTGATGCGCTTCAAGCCGTTGAACTTGCTGACCGACGAATGGCTGAGCCTGAAACCGTTCGACGCGATCTTCTGCCGCAACGTGATGATCTATTTCGACAAGCCCACGCAGTACGCTGTGCTGACCAAGCTCGTGCAGCTGCTGGAGAGCGATGGCCTGTTCTTCGCCGGGCATTCCGAGAGTCTGCTGTTTGCCTCCGACTTGGTGCGCCTGAGGTCGCACACAGTCTATGAGCGCGCGCCAGCGGGTACGCCCAAGCCGCGCCAGGCCCTACCGCCACGGGTGTCACGCTCGAAGGTGGCCGCATGA
- the cheD gene encoding chemoreceptor glutamine deamidase CheD has product MNRQLVQAPSTKVYFDTTFQSKAARILPGEYHVTRDDMVIVTVLGSCVAACLRDPDSGIGGMNHFLLPDTTSSRDAEGDSARYGSYAMEVLINQLIKLGAQRHRLQAKVFGGANVIAGMHQLNIGQRNADFVLDFLRTEKIPVMASDLEDTCPRKVAYFPRNGVVRMKRLVDAGSQQIVRHEQRYKAEFSQAPVAGEVELFG; this is encoded by the coding sequence ATGAACCGTCAGCTCGTCCAGGCGCCCAGCACGAAGGTGTACTTCGATACCACGTTCCAAAGCAAGGCCGCGCGCATCCTGCCCGGTGAGTACCACGTGACGCGGGATGACATGGTGATCGTCACCGTGCTCGGGTCGTGCGTGGCTGCGTGCCTGCGCGACCCCGACAGCGGCATCGGCGGCATGAACCATTTCCTGCTGCCCGACACAACCAGCAGTCGCGACGCTGAAGGCGATTCCGCACGCTACGGCAGTTACGCCATGGAGGTGCTGATCAACCAGCTCATCAAGCTCGGCGCTCAACGTCATCGCCTGCAGGCCAAGGTCTTCGGCGGCGCCAATGTGATTGCTGGCATGCACCAGCTCAACATCGGCCAACGCAATGCGGACTTCGTGCTCGACTTCCTCCGCACCGAGAAGATCCCGGTCATGGCCAGCGACCTGGAGGACACCTGCCCACGCAAGGTAGCTTATTTCCCGCGCAACGGCGTTGTGCGCATGAAGCGGCTGGTGGACGCGGGATCGCAGCAGATCGTGCGGCACGAGCAACGCTACAAGGCCGAGTTCTCGCAGGCACCGGTGGCCGGCGAGGTCGAACTCTTCGGATGA
- a CDS encoding response regulator translates to MKILIADDSRVMRQVIAHMLREAGFRGHQILEAKDGAHALQVVQADEPDLIISDWNMPEMTGIEFLQKLRELDNQTPFGFVTTEVSPAMRDLATASGARFLIGKPFTSDDFHDALCDVID, encoded by the coding sequence ATGAAGATCCTCATAGCTGACGACAGCCGCGTGATGCGCCAGGTCATTGCCCACATGCTGCGTGAGGCAGGCTTTCGCGGCCACCAGATCCTGGAAGCCAAGGACGGCGCCCACGCGCTGCAGGTGGTCCAGGCCGATGAACCCGATCTCATCATCTCTGACTGGAACATGCCAGAGATGACGGGCATCGAGTTCCTGCAAAAGCTGCGTGAGTTGGACAACCAGACGCCTTTCGGCTTCGTCACCACGGAGGTCAGCCCGGCGATGCGCGACCTCGCCACGGCCAGCGGCGCGCGCTTCCTGATCGGCAAGCCATTCACGAGCGACGACTTCCACGACGCGCTGTGCGACGTGATCGACTGA
- a CDS encoding chemotaxis protein CheW — translation MLTFRLGAEHYAIDILKVQEIRGYEAVTRIANAPRSVKGVINLRGNIVPIIDMRIRFELAQANYDDFTVVIIVNVGARVVGMVVDGVSDVVGLTSEQIQPGPALAAIDQSCIVGLATLEDRMLILLDVQALLADIDSP, via the coding sequence ATGCTGACCTTCCGGCTTGGCGCGGAGCACTACGCCATCGACATCCTCAAGGTCCAGGAGATCCGCGGCTACGAGGCCGTCACCCGCATCGCCAACGCGCCGCGCTCGGTCAAGGGCGTGATCAACCTGCGCGGCAACATCGTGCCGATCATCGACATGCGCATCCGCTTCGAGCTTGCCCAGGCCAACTACGATGACTTCACCGTGGTCATCATCGTCAACGTGGGCGCGCGTGTGGTGGGCATGGTGGTGGACGGCGTCTCCGATGTCGTAGGCCTTACCAGCGAGCAGATCCAGCCCGGCCCGGCCTTGGCAGCGATTGATCAGAGCTGCATCGTCGGGCTTGCCACCTTGGAGGATCGCATGCTCATCCTCCTGGACGTCCAGGCACTCCTTGCGGACATCGACTCGCCATGA
- a CDS encoding LysR family transcriptional regulator substrate-binding protein, producing MDVQVAVMTSEEALVRLVSGSLDIGIVALPQMTLREQHVQAWRQSPVLAFIPTDRKPPRHVTPAWLAAWPLIANDRGTRLLSQTAEWSAEGGEQPQVRIELNYNDAMKSLVAAGYGAALLPHEGGAPQPDPRITTRPLKPALSRALGIARRTQLEDDATKVTLQILVDMAQEI from the coding sequence ATCGACGTACAGGTCGCGGTGATGACAAGCGAAGAAGCACTGGTGCGGCTGGTCTCCGGCAGCCTGGACATCGGCATCGTCGCGCTGCCGCAGATGACCTTGCGCGAGCAGCACGTGCAGGCCTGGCGCCAGTCGCCGGTGCTGGCTTTCATCCCGACCGACCGGAAGCCACCTCGGCACGTGACGCCCGCTTGGCTGGCCGCCTGGCCCCTGATCGCCAACGACCGCGGCACCCGGCTCTTGAGTCAGACCGCTGAATGGTCTGCCGAAGGTGGCGAGCAGCCACAGGTGCGTATCGAACTGAACTACAACGACGCAATGAAAAGCCTTGTGGCGGCTGGCTATGGCGCGGCGCTGCTACCCCACGAAGGCGGTGCGCCGCAGCCCGATCCTCGCATCACCACACGGCCACTGAAACCGGCGCTGTCGAGAGCGCTGGGCATCGCCCGGCGAACCCAACTGGAAGACGATGCGACGAAAGTAACGCTTCAAATCTTGGTAGATATGGCACAGGAAATATAA
- a CDS encoding chemotaxis protein CheW — translation MSEFLGIFVEEAREHLQEMEAMLLALRIDTVTTDDLNKIFRAAHSIKGGSATFGLNSVTELAHVLESLLDRLRDRRLALTTEMVDALLRSTDLLGEQISEHEGRGTVDARVVEELCERIRRLTESPASAASPIAPSTSTPKPAKPLGIEGVAFGFFDDAEATPASLATPPLPPSPSSIAVAESVSEPGLLPTEPRSNGPAPVTSAAAVAAHESSSIRVGVEKVDQIINLVGELVITQAMLAQCVDSAGTQRLEKLKAGLDQLDRNTRALQEAAMAIRMMPISAVFNRFPRVVRDVAARLGKEVDLKLVGEGTELDKGLIERIVDPLTHLVRNSLDHGLEAPAERIACGKPVKGTITLRASHQGGNIVIEVSDDGRGLSRERILAKARERGIAVADNPSDGEVWALIFEAGFSTADKVTDVSGRGVGMDVVRSNIHSLGGRVEIHSEAGLGTRMTVRLPLTLAILDGMSVSCGGETFIVPLTFIVESLRPSPESIRTVGSQGRVLQIRGKYLPMVTLHELLGMSAPAVGDAGVPEEGILIVIDTEEMRMALLVDALLGQHQVVIKSLETNYRKVPGISGATIMGDGRVALILDAAGLGRLAASQRRERELAELASAFPGATASPTSPALLTHRPRAQPELALS, via the coding sequence ATGAGCGAGTTTCTCGGCATCTTCGTGGAGGAGGCGCGCGAGCACCTCCAGGAGATGGAAGCGATGCTGCTGGCCCTGCGCATCGACACGGTCACCACCGACGACCTCAACAAGATCTTCCGGGCGGCGCATTCAATCAAGGGCGGCTCGGCCACCTTCGGCTTGAACAGCGTGACGGAACTCGCCCACGTGCTGGAGTCGCTGCTCGACCGGCTGCGCGACCGGCGTCTCGCACTCACCACGGAAATGGTGGACGCGCTGCTGCGTAGCACCGACCTGTTGGGCGAGCAGATCAGCGAGCACGAGGGCCGCGGCACGGTTGATGCACGCGTGGTGGAGGAACTGTGCGAGCGCATCCGCAGGTTGACTGAGAGCCCGGCGAGTGCAGCGTCCCCCATCGCACCGTCCACGTCTACGCCCAAGCCCGCCAAGCCTTTGGGCATCGAAGGTGTGGCCTTTGGATTTTTTGACGATGCCGAAGCGACCCCAGCCTCACTTGCTACACCCCCCCTACCGCCGTCGCCATCTTCAATCGCTGTTGCTGAATCAGTGTCAGAGCCTGGATTGCTGCCGACGGAACCCAGATCGAATGGGCCCGCGCCCGTAACGTCAGCAGCCGCCGTTGCCGCTCATGAGTCGAGTTCCATCCGCGTGGGCGTCGAGAAGGTCGACCAGATCATCAATCTGGTGGGTGAGCTGGTCATCACCCAAGCCATGCTCGCGCAGTGCGTGGACTCCGCGGGCACGCAGCGCCTGGAAAAACTGAAGGCCGGACTCGACCAGCTCGACCGCAACACGCGCGCGCTGCAGGAAGCAGCCATGGCCATCCGCATGATGCCGATCTCGGCGGTCTTCAACCGCTTCCCGCGCGTGGTGCGCGACGTCGCCGCCCGCCTTGGCAAGGAGGTCGATCTGAAGCTCGTGGGCGAGGGCACCGAACTCGACAAGGGCCTGATCGAGCGCATCGTCGATCCGCTCACGCACCTGGTGCGCAACAGCCTGGACCACGGCTTGGAGGCGCCGGCCGAGCGCATCGCCTGCGGCAAGCCGGTCAAGGGCACGATCACGCTGCGCGCGAGCCACCAGGGCGGCAACATCGTCATCGAGGTCAGCGACGACGGCCGGGGCCTGAGCCGCGAGCGCATCCTGGCCAAGGCGCGGGAGCGCGGCATCGCCGTCGCCGACAACCCCAGCGATGGCGAGGTCTGGGCGCTGATCTTCGAGGCCGGCTTCTCCACCGCCGACAAGGTCACCGACGTCTCCGGGCGTGGCGTGGGCATGGACGTCGTGCGCAGCAACATCCACAGCCTGGGCGGCCGCGTGGAGATCCACAGCGAGGCGGGCCTGGGTACCCGGATGACGGTGCGCCTGCCGCTGACGCTGGCGATCCTGGACGGCATGTCGGTCTCGTGTGGCGGGGAGACGTTCATCGTGCCGCTGACGTTCATCGTCGAGTCGCTGCGGCCCTCGCCCGAATCCATCCGCACCGTGGGAAGCCAGGGCCGCGTGCTGCAGATCCGAGGCAAGTACCTGCCGATGGTGACGCTGCACGAGCTCCTGGGCATGAGCGCGCCTGCGGTGGGTGATGCGGGCGTTCCCGAGGAAGGAATCCTGATCGTGATCGACACCGAGGAGATGCGCATGGCGCTGCTGGTGGACGCGTTGCTCGGCCAGCACCAGGTGGTCATCAAGAGCCTGGAGACCAACTACCGCAAGGTGCCAGGCATCTCCGGCGCCACCATCATGGGCGACGGGCGCGTGGCGCTGATCCTGGATGCCGCCGGCCTGGGCCGGCTGGCCGCTAGCCAGCGGCGCGAGCGCGAGCTCGCCGAACTTGCCTCGGCCTTCCCTGGCGCTACTGCTTCGCCCACGTCCCCTGCGCTTCTGACGCACCGTCCCCGGGCTCAACCTGAACTGGCACTGTCATGA